A section of the Saccopteryx leptura isolate mSacLep1 chromosome 4, mSacLep1_pri_phased_curated, whole genome shotgun sequence genome encodes:
- the CCDC112 gene encoding coiled-coil domain-containing protein 112 has protein sequence MAALTTVVVAAAATAVAGAVAGAGAATGNGVGAAPIPQQNDGCFGTSGGFRPFHLQNWKQKVSQPKKAEFIRTAEKLKNQVINIEKDKHSHFYNQKSGFRIEHSMLEELENKLINSRKTERAKIQQQLAKIHNNIKKLQHQLKDVKPTPNFVEKLREMMEEIENAINTFKEEQRLIYDELIKEEKTTNNELSAISRKIDAWALGSSETEKALRAMSSKVPVDKRTSSTLPEEVVDFEKFLQETGGRQGGWDDYDHQNFVKVRNKHKGKPTFMGEVLEHLPGRTQDEVQQHEKWYQKFLALEERKKESIQNWKTKKQQKKEENFKFKEKAENTPMLFLNKQEVNQMQKEEQRKKQKLAVEAWKKQKSIEMSVKYASQLKEKEEKEKRQQRERQRQFKLKLLLENYTQQKKEQEEFLRLEKEIREKKEKAEKRKTAADEISRFQERDLHKLELKILEKQSKEDEKAEKQRRLAKLKEKVENNVSRDPSRLYKPTKGWEERTKKLGPTGSGPLLHIPHRAIPTWRQGV, from the exons ATGGCCGCCCTGACAACAGTCGTGGTGGCTGCGGCAGCCACCGCGGTCGCCGGGGCTGTGGCGGGGGCTGGAGCGGCGACCGGGAACGGCGTGGGAGCAGCGCCCATACCGCAACAG AATGATGGCTGTTTTGGTACTTCAGGGGGATTTCGTCCTTTTCACCTTCAGAACTGGAAACAGAAAGTTAGTCAGCCTAAGAAAGCAGAATTCATACGCACagcagaaaaacttaaaaatca AGTTATTAACatagaaaaagataaacacaGTCATTTCTACAACCAAAAAAGTGGCTTCAGAATTGAGCATAGTATGCTGGaagaattggaaaataaattgaTTAACAGCAGGAAAACAGAAA GAGCAAAAATTCAGCAACAGTTGGCCAAAATACATAACAATATAAAGAAACTTCAGCATCAGTTAAAAGATGTGAAGCCTACTCCTAATT ttgttGAAAAGCTTAGAGAAATGATGGAAGAAATCGAAAATGCAATTAACACTTTTAAGGAAGAGCAGAGATTGAT ataTGATGAGcttattaaagaagagaaaacaactAATAATGAATTGAGTGCCATATCAAGAAAAATTGACGCCTGGGCTTTGGGTagttcagaaacagagaaagctcTCAGAGCAATGTCAAGCAAAGTTCCTGTAGACAAAAGAACATCAAGTACTCTTCCAGAAGAAGTAGTAGATTTTGAAAAATTCCTTCAGGAAACAGGAGGGCGACAAGGGGGCTGGGATGATTACGATCACCAGAACTTTGTAAAGGTGAGAAATAAACATAAAGGGAAGCCAACATTTATGGGAGAAGTTCTAGAACATCTTCCTGGAAGGACACAGGATGAAGTTCAACAGCATGAGAAGTGGTATCAAAAATTTCTGGCcctggaagaaaggaaaaaagag TCTATTCAGAATTGGAAAACtaaaaagcagcagaaaaaagaggaaaatttcaAGTTTAAGGAAAAGGCAGAGAACACACCTATGCTTTTTCTTAACAAACAAGAAGTTAATCAAAtgcaaaaagaagaacaaagaaagaagcagaaattGGCAGTGGAAGCttggaaaaaacagaaaagtataGAAATGTCAGTGAAATATGCCTcccagttaaaagaaaaagaagagaaagagaagaggcagcAGAGAGAGCGCCAACGCcagtttaaattaaaattactacTGGAAAACTACACCCAGcaaaagaaagaacaggaagaATTTTTAAGACTTGAAAAggaaataagggaaaaaaaagaaaaggcagaaaaaaggaaaactgcTGCTGATGAAATTTCCAGATTTCAAGAAAGA GATTTACATAAACTCGAATTGAAAATTCTTGAGAAGCAGTCAAAGGAAGATgaaaaggcagaaaaacaaagaagactggcaaaactaaaagaaaag GTTGAAAACAATGTTAGCAGAGATCCCTCTAGGCTTTACAAACCTACAAAAGGTTGGGAAGAACGGACCAAAAAGTTAGGACCAACAGGCTCTGGGCCACTTCTGCATATCCCACATAG GGCTATTCCAACCTGGAGACAAGGAGTTTAG